Proteins from a genomic interval of Rickettsiales bacterium:
- a CDS encoding DUF983 domain-containing protein gives MSLKEFWPVIIKGLLERCPRCGEGKMFYRYLKQVEHCEICNEHLGAIRADDGPAWLTILIVGHLLAPFIIAFSFNTIWPNWLSISIWSVLVVVLAMIILPRAKGIFIGILWKLRD, from the coding sequence ATGAGTTTAAAAGAATTCTGGCCAGTTATTATAAAAGGATTATTAGAACGTTGCCCCAGATGTGGTGAGGGAAAGATGTTCTATAGATATCTAAAACAGGTGGAGCATTGTGAAATATGTAATGAGCACTTAGGCGCTATTCGTGCAGATGACGGCCCAGCATGGTTAACTATATTGATCGTGGGGCATTTATTGGCTCCCTTTATAATAGCATTTTCATTCAATACTATCTGGCCTAATTGGTTGTCTATTAGTATATGGTCTGTGTTAGTGGTGGTTTTAGCGATGATAATTCTTCCAAGAGCTAAGGGTATATTTATAGGGATTCTTTGGAAGTTGAGGGACTGA